From the Shewanella amazonensis SB2B genome, one window contains:
- the lpdA gene encoding dihydrolipoyl dehydrogenase produces the protein MSNQIKTQVVVLGAGPAGYSAAFRAADLGLETVIIERFSTLGGVCLNVGCIPSKALLHIAKVIEEAKTAAEHGVVFGEPSIDIDKLRGYKEKVIGQLTGGLGGMAKMRKVQVVNGLGKFTGPNSIEVTGADGAATVINFDNAIIAAGSRPIQLPFIPHEDPRIWDSTDALELKEVPKKLLVMGGGIIGLEMGTVYHALGSDIDVVEMFDQVIPAADKDVVKVYTRKISKKFNLMLETKVTAVEAKEDGIYVSMEGKKAPTEPVRYDAVLVAIGRTPNGKLIDADKAGINVDERGFIKVDKQLRTNVPHIFAVGDIVGQPMLAHKGVHEGHVAAEVISGLKHFFDPKVIPSIAYTDPEVAWVGLTEKEAKEKGIAYETATFPWAASGRAIASDASDGMTKLIFDKETHRVIGGAIVGVNGGELLGEIGLAIEMGCDAEDIALTIHAHPTLHESVGLAAEVYEGSITDLPNPKAKKKK, from the coding sequence ATGAGTAATCAAATCAAAACTCAGGTAGTAGTGTTGGGCGCGGGCCCTGCGGGTTATTCCGCCGCTTTCCGTGCTGCCGACCTTGGTCTGGAAACCGTAATCATCGAGCGCTTCAGCACCCTGGGTGGCGTGTGTCTGAACGTGGGTTGTATCCCATCAAAGGCCCTGCTGCACATTGCCAAAGTGATTGAAGAAGCCAAAACTGCTGCCGAGCACGGCGTAGTATTCGGCGAGCCAAGCATCGATATCGACAAGCTGCGCGGCTACAAAGAGAAAGTGATCGGCCAACTGACCGGTGGTCTGGGTGGCATGGCCAAGATGCGTAAAGTGCAGGTGGTGAACGGTCTGGGTAAATTCACCGGCCCTAACAGCATCGAAGTAACAGGTGCCGATGGCGCCGCTACCGTAATCAACTTCGACAACGCCATCATTGCTGCCGGTTCACGTCCAATCCAGCTGCCATTCATTCCTCATGAAGACCCACGTATTTGGGACTCTACCGATGCGCTGGAACTGAAAGAAGTACCCAAGAAGCTGCTGGTGATGGGCGGTGGTATTATCGGTCTGGAAATGGGCACTGTTTACCATGCGCTGGGCAGTGACATCGACGTGGTTGAAATGTTCGACCAGGTTATCCCAGCCGCAGACAAAGACGTGGTGAAGGTTTACACCCGTAAGATCAGCAAGAAATTCAACCTGATGCTCGAAACCAAAGTCACCGCGGTTGAAGCCAAAGAAGACGGTATCTACGTCTCTATGGAAGGCAAGAAGGCCCCAACTGAGCCTGTGCGTTACGACGCCGTGCTGGTGGCCATCGGCCGTACTCCTAACGGCAAGCTGATCGATGCCGACAAGGCGGGCATCAATGTTGATGAGCGTGGCTTTATCAAGGTAGACAAGCAGCTGCGCACCAACGTGCCACACATCTTCGCCGTGGGCGACATCGTGGGTCAGCCAATGCTGGCGCACAAAGGTGTGCATGAAGGCCACGTTGCTGCCGAGGTGATCTCTGGCCTGAAGCACTTCTTCGATCCTAAGGTGATCCCATCTATCGCTTACACCGACCCTGAAGTGGCCTGGGTAGGTCTGACCGAGAAAGAAGCCAAAGAGAAAGGCATCGCTTACGAAACTGCGACCTTCCCATGGGCTGCTTCCGGCCGCGCCATCGCCTCTGATGCCAGCGACGGTATGACCAAGCTGATTTTCGACAAAGAAACTCACCGCGTCATTGGTGGTGCCATCGTGGGTGTGAACGGCGGCGAACTGCTGGGCGAAATCGGTCTGGCAATCGAAATGGGCTGTGATGCTGAAGATATCGCGCTGACCATCCACGCTCACCCAACTCTGCACGAGTCTGTGGGTCTGGCGGCTGAGGTTTACGAAGGTTCTATCACTGACCTGCCAAACCCAAAGGCGAAAAAGAAAAAGTAA